The Acinetobacter shaoyimingii DNA segment GCAGTGGGTACAGGTGCGGAAACACCAAGCCGTGTAGAAGCTTTGGTAGAAGCAGGTGTAGATGCGATTGTGGTCGATACTGCGCATGGTCACTCTGCTGGCGTAATTGAACGTGTACGTTGGGTAAAAGCAAACTACCCACAAGTTCAAGTGATTGGCGGTAACATTGCAACAGGTGATGCTGCACTGGCATTGCTTGATGCAGGTGCAGATGCAGTTAAAGTGGGTATCGGTCCTGGTTCAATTTGTACAACGCGTATTGTGGCGGGTATTGGTATGCCGCAAATCTCAGCAGTCGACAGCGTTGCCAATGCATTGAAAGATCAAATTCCATTGATCGCAGATGGTGGTATTCGCTTCTCTGGTGATATGGCCAAAGCCATTGGTGCAGGCGCAAGCACGATTATGGTCGGTTCACTTATGGCAGGTACTGAAGAAGCACCTGGCGAAGTTGAGTTCTTCCAAGGTCGTTACTACAAAGCTTACCGTGGTATGGGTTCATTGGGTGCAATGGCTGGTTCTACAGGTTCAGCAGACCGTTACTTCCAAGACTCTAAAGCGGGTGCTGAGAAACTTGTACCAGAAGGGATTGAAGGTCGTGTACCGTACAAAGGTCCAATGGGCAACATCGTACATCAAATGATGGGCGGTTTACGTTCTTCAATGGGTTATACCGGTTCAGCAACCATTGAAGACCTACGCCAAAATGCAAAATTTGTGAAAATTACTGCAGCGGGTATGCAAGAATCTCACGTGCATGATGTAACGATTACTAAAGAAGCACCGAACTATCGCGTTGGGTAATCTTTCGTAAATCTTTATAGTAAAAAGCCGTCAGTTTATGACGGCTTTTTTAATTTGGTGTAAAGTACAATGATTGAAAATGAACAGCTTTGAAACACGATAATAAGTGGGATAAAAATGAGTTATTTTGGTACAGACGGTATTCGTGGCAAATTTGGTGAACTCCCAATTACACCAGAATTTGCATTGAAACTCGGTTTCGCAGCAGGGAAGGTATTAAAACAACTCAGCCCTAAAAACAAACCGATTGTGGTTTTAGGCAAAGACACGCGTCTATCAGGTTATATTCTTGAAGCTGCATTACAGGCTGGTCTAAATGCTGCTGGTGTGTATGTGCATTTGCTGGGCCCATTACCAACTCCAGCAATTGCGCATTTAACTCGTGCTTTACACGCTGACTTAGGTATTGTGATTTCAGCATCTCATAACCCATTCTTTGACAATGGGATTAAATTCTTTTCGGGTGAAGGGAAAAAATTGCCTGATAGTATTCAAGATGCAATCAATCAAGAATTAGAAAAAGAGATTGTGATTGAAGACAACTCAAACTTGGGTAAAAGCGTTCGTGTAAGAGATGCCAATGGTCGTTATATCGAATTTTGTAAATCGACATTCCCCTACCATTTTGATCTGCGCAATTTAAAAATTGTGGTGGACTGTGCCAATGGTGCAGCATATAGCGTTGGTCCTGCAGTGTTCAAAGAATTGGGTGCAAAAGTGATTGCACTGAATAATGAACCAGATGGGTTGAACATTAACCAAGATTGTGGTTCTACACACCCTGAAGCATTGCAAAAAGCAGTTGTTCAACATCAAGCGGATGTCGGTATTGCCTTTGATGGTGATGCTGACCGTGTGATTATGGTGGACAAGAATGGTGAGCAAATCACGGGTGACCATATCTTGTATATTTTGGCGACCAAAGCCAGCCAAAAACCAGCAGGGATTGTCGGTACAGTCATGAGTAATATGGCACTGGAGCTTGCTTTAGAAAAAGCAGAAGTTCCATTTGTACGTGCTAAAGTCGGTGACCGTTATGTACTGCAAAATCTAGAAGATAATAACTGGGTTATTGGTGGTGAACCTTCAGGTCATATTTTGACTTTAGACAAGAGCACCACGGGTGATGCGATCATTGCTGCATTGCAAGTCCTTACCGTGATGGTAGAGCAAGAAAAAGCGCTACATGAGTTGGTCGAAGACTTTAAGCTTTTGCCGAATGTCTTGGTCAATGTGCGTTTAGAGGAAATGTTTGACCCATTTGCAATTCCTGCATTGGTTCAACGTTTTGATGAAGCTGAAGAACAATTGAAAGGTCGTGGTCGTATCTTGATTCGTAAATCAGGCACTGAACCGATTATTCGCGTGATGGTTGAAGGCGATAATCATGACGAAGTGACTGAACTAGCCAATGCTTTGGCTGATGCAGTTCGAGCAAATGCAGCTTGATGACAGTGCCAAGGCTGATGTTAATCAGCCATTCAGTAAAGTTATTGAAATTGAAATAATGGTGGGGATTCAATGAGTGACTTGATTAAAGACTTGAGCGAGCTTCGTTTAAGTTATCAGAAAGGGGAATTGCATGAAGCTGAAGTGCTTGCAAATCCGCACGAGCAATTTTTGCAATGGTTTAATCAAGCACTCAATGCTCAATTGCATGAACCGTATGCCATGTCATTGGCAACGGCAAATGCACAAGGTCGCCCTCACGTACGTACGGTATTGCTTCGTGGTGCAACAGAACTCGGTTATGACTTTTATACCAATTACGACAGTCAAAAAGGCTTAGATTTAGCACAAAATCCTTATGCAGAATTGTTGTTTTATTGGCCTGAGTTAGAACGTCAAATACGGGTCGGTGGTCAAGTTGTCAAAATTTCTGAACAAGAATCGACAGATTATTACCATAAACGTCCACGTGATAGTCAAATTGCAGCGCATATCAGTACCCCGCAAAGTGGGATAATTGAAAGCCGTGAATTGCTTCAATCACGTTTTCAAAAACTCCATGATGATGTTGCAAACCAACCTGAGTTAAGTAAGCCTGAGTTTTGGGGGGGCTACCGTTTACAGCCTGAGCATTATGAATTTTGGCAAGGTCGTCCGAATCGTTTACATGATCGCCTGACTTATGAAAAAATGGATGATGTATGGACACTCAAAAGATTGATGCCTTAAATGCCTAAAATCACCATTCAACAAAGACCACTGATGACACGCCCTGAAAACTTTCAGGGCGTGTCTCCCTTGATTGCCCATATTTTGGCAAGGCGAGGTGTACAGTCAGAACAAGAACTTGAATTAAAGCTGAAACATTTGCTTGCGCCGAAAATGAAAGGTTTGGATCAAGCGATTCAAATCATAGATGAGGCGATCGATCAAAGAAAAAAAATCGTAATTGTCGGTGACTATGATGCCGATGGGGCAACCAGTACAGCCCTGATGATTTTGGCTTTAAGAGCAATGGATGCAGATGTTGAATATTTGGTGCCAGATCGATTTAAGTATGGGTATGGTCTAACACCTGCAATTGCCGATTTAGCATTTGTCACCTATACGCCCGATTTACTGATTACTGTAGATAATGGTATTTCAAGCCATGAGGGGGTTGCTCAAGCTCAAGCACATGGCATGCAAGTGATTGTGACAGATCATCATTTAACAACCAAACCTACACCGAATGCAGAAGCCGTGGTGAATCCCAATCAATTGGGTTGTGAGTTTCCAAGTAAGGCTTTAGCTGGGGTCGGTGTCGCCTTTTATGTGTTGGCAAATTTATCGAGTCATCGGGCAAAATTAGGTAAATCTTCAGCCAAAATGACCCAATATCTAGATTTGGTGGCATTAGGTACCTATGCTGATGTTGCAAGTTTAGATTATAACAACCGCATATTGGTCGATACTGGCGTCAAACGGATTCAACAAAGCCAATGTCGGGCTGGAATTATTGCATTATTAGATATTGCAGGGCGTGATCCATCGCAGCTCAAAGCACAAGATTTAGGTTTTGTCATTGGACCTCGTATCAATGCAGCAGGGCGTATGGAAACCATGGACATTGGCATAGAATGTCTATTGGCAGAGGATATGCAAACTGCCTATACCTTGGCTCGTCAGCTGAACGATTTAAATCTAGAACGTCGTCATGTTGAATCAGAAATGAAACAAGATGCGCTTAAAGCCATGGAGCATTTGCAACTGGATCAAAATCAGTTGCCTCCCGCACTCATTTTGTTTGAAGATCATTGGCATCAGGGTGTGATTGGCATTGTCGCTGGACGTTTAAAAGAACAGTTTCATCGTCCAAGTATTGTGTTTGCACTGGATAAAGATGGTGAGCATATCAAAGGTTCTGCACGTTCTATTGAAGGTATTCATATTCGAGATGCGATTGAAAAAGTCGCAGAGCAACATCCGCATTTGGTGAGTTTTTTTGGTGGGCATGCAGCTGCGGCAGGGTTAACCATTAAGAAAGACAATTTCCAAGCATTTAAACAGGCTTTTCAAGCATTGATTTCTGACATGGATGATGAGCTCTTTCAAGCGACTTTATGGACAGATGGTGAACTAGATGCATCCGATTTTAAAGTTCAAACCGTAGATGTGCTTCAAGCACTCGGACCTTGGGGACAAAAGTTTCCAGCGCCTATTTTTGATGGTGTTTTTAAAATTTTAGAATACCGATGGCTCAAAGACGTTCATTTAAAGTTAAAACTGGCTTTGTCGAATGGTCAAATGGTTGAAGCGATTGCTTTTAATGCAGCAGATAAATTTAATTTTGATGAGTCTCAACATTCAGTTCGTTTGGTCTATGAGTTGGATAAAAATGAATATAAAGGCAATGTCAGTTTGCAACTTCGGGTGCTACATCTAGAGCAATAAAAAAACCGCTCTTTTGAGCGGTGTTTTATTTTTAAATTGAATTAGAATCGATAACCAACACGTAGATTATATTGTTGAATATAATCACCAAAATCAGCTTTAGCTTCTAAACTAATGCTTGGTGTGAAGAATTTTTTAGCACGTAGGGTAAAAACGTCTATATCATTGATATTGTAAGGAAGTTCACCGCCATCATGGTATGCAGCACCAATACTTAAAGTCTTGTCGAGATAGACATCAGCGCCAACATTGAAAGAAGTGTCTTCTCCGCCAGTTACTTTGGCTTCGAAATTTACATCGTATTCTCCAGCTTGAGTTACGTATTTGATACGAAATGTTGGATCAAGCTCGTTGTAGCCATAGTCGCCATCATAACCTGATGCACCAACCGCAAGTAATAAGCCAGGAGTAGCTAA contains these protein-coding regions:
- the pdxH gene encoding pyridoxamine 5'-phosphate oxidase, whose protein sequence is MSDLIKDLSELRLSYQKGELHEAEVLANPHEQFLQWFNQALNAQLHEPYAMSLATANAQGRPHVRTVLLRGATELGYDFYTNYDSQKGLDLAQNPYAELLFYWPELERQIRVGGQVVKISEQESTDYYHKRPRDSQIAAHISTPQSGIIESRELLQSRFQKLHDDVANQPELSKPEFWGGYRLQPEHYEFWQGRPNRLHDRLTYEKMDDVWTLKRLMP
- the guaB gene encoding IMP dehydrogenase; amino-acid sequence: MLTIVQEALTFDDVLLLPAYSTVLPKDVSLKTRFTRGIQLNIPLVSAAMDTVTESRMAIAMAQNGGIGILHKNMDISAQAAEVRRVKKFEAGMVKDPITVTPETTVRELIALTQANNISGVPVVKDGKVVGIVTGRDTRFETNLEQPVSNIMTGQDRLVTVRENESKENIQALLQQHRIEKVLVVGENNELKGLITVTDFNKAELYPNSCKDDLGRLRVGAAVGTGAETPSRVEALVEAGVDAIVVDTAHGHSAGVIERVRWVKANYPQVQVIGGNIATGDAALALLDAGADAVKVGIGPGSICTTRIVAGIGMPQISAVDSVANALKDQIPLIADGGIRFSGDMAKAIGAGASTIMVGSLMAGTEEAPGEVEFFQGRYYKAYRGMGSLGAMAGSTGSADRYFQDSKAGAEKLVPEGIEGRVPYKGPMGNIVHQMMGGLRSSMGYTGSATIEDLRQNAKFVKITAAGMQESHVHDVTITKEAPNYRVG
- the glmM gene encoding phosphoglucosamine mutase, with the translated sequence MSYFGTDGIRGKFGELPITPEFALKLGFAAGKVLKQLSPKNKPIVVLGKDTRLSGYILEAALQAGLNAAGVYVHLLGPLPTPAIAHLTRALHADLGIVISASHNPFFDNGIKFFSGEGKKLPDSIQDAINQELEKEIVIEDNSNLGKSVRVRDANGRYIEFCKSTFPYHFDLRNLKIVVDCANGAAYSVGPAVFKELGAKVIALNNEPDGLNINQDCGSTHPEALQKAVVQHQADVGIAFDGDADRVIMVDKNGEQITGDHILYILATKASQKPAGIVGTVMSNMALELALEKAEVPFVRAKVGDRYVLQNLEDNNWVIGGEPSGHILTLDKSTTGDAIIAALQVLTVMVEQEKALHELVEDFKLLPNVLVNVRLEEMFDPFAIPALVQRFDEAEEQLKGRGRILIRKSGTEPIIRVMVEGDNHDEVTELANALADAVRANAA
- the recJ gene encoding single-stranded-DNA-specific exonuclease RecJ, with product MPKITIQQRPLMTRPENFQGVSPLIAHILARRGVQSEQELELKLKHLLAPKMKGLDQAIQIIDEAIDQRKKIVIVGDYDADGATSTALMILALRAMDADVEYLVPDRFKYGYGLTPAIADLAFVTYTPDLLITVDNGISSHEGVAQAQAHGMQVIVTDHHLTTKPTPNAEAVVNPNQLGCEFPSKALAGVGVAFYVLANLSSHRAKLGKSSAKMTQYLDLVALGTYADVASLDYNNRILVDTGVKRIQQSQCRAGIIALLDIAGRDPSQLKAQDLGFVIGPRINAAGRMETMDIGIECLLAEDMQTAYTLARQLNDLNLERRHVESEMKQDALKAMEHLQLDQNQLPPALILFEDHWHQGVIGIVAGRLKEQFHRPSIVFALDKDGEHIKGSARSIEGIHIRDAIEKVAEQHPHLVSFFGGHAAAAGLTIKKDNFQAFKQAFQALISDMDDELFQATLWTDGELDASDFKVQTVDVLQALGPWGQKFPAPIFDGVFKILEYRWLKDVHLKLKLALSNGQMVEAIAFNAADKFNFDESQHSVRLVYELDKNEYKGNVSLQLRVLHLEQ